The DNA sequence CCCTATTTACTGGGCATGAGGATGGTTTGAAGGTAAGAGATTGAAAGAGATAATATAATGAAGAACTTGGACAAGGATAAAAGAGTCATGTATAATGCCGATATGATATGTTGCAGGTGTGTTCATGATATGTTGCAGGTGTATTCATGGGAGCCTGATATGATATGAAGAACTTGGACAAggataaaagattttttattttttattttattttcccccTACATTGCATTGCATGCACTATGCTTTATCTCTCTTTAACTATATTATTATGTGTTAATTTCAACGTGTCAGCTTATTAAACCATACGGTGATGGTTCCGGCTTGGATGCCAAGACAAGTGAAGGCATGGAGCACAAACTTAATcttaaggaaaataaacaagagaaAGTAGAGGTTGATGTGGGGCCAACTACCAGATTCCGCAGTGTGTCCCCTGATGAGTCAAAAGagataaagaatatatatattgACTGTAAGCCGCtgacctttgatcttctcttatttggtCTTCGAGTACTGCAACACTGTTAATCATTCGCAGTGTGTTTCTGAAACTGCCAAATTTTATACATTTCAAGATTTTTCAGAAGTGTCAAGTGATAACTCTTGTCAAGTGATCCTTTTATAACTGTAAGCTATGTAGTGGTTTGTGTCTGTGAAGGATGTCTGTAGTGACTCAAGGCTAGAAACTTAACTTCTACATGCATTTATGTGCATCtaatgaatgatattttcttaCATATGAAGCTTCTGGAGGGAAACCGATTACATTACAGGGAAACAATAGCAGGACTACTTGAAGGATGTTTCTGTGCGGCATAGTGAAATAAAAGCACCTAAAGTTCGAGATTCTTTATCTTGGGGGAAGCGAAAAAGTCAACATTCTGCTGAGGGAGCTGCACTCATTTCTGCAGCAGCATCTAGCCTAAATAAATTTTCTAATGATGGAAGCTTTATGCGTGAATTTGTTAGCAACAAAAGGTTTTTTAATTGTGAGTAATCACTAAGCCTCACAAGTTCCACTGCATTAGAGCTCAAGCTTCAGGTGATTCAGATAGAACTGTTAGATATATAATATGGTTTGTGTTGATGATTACTAATATGAATGTTAATGTTTATACTCTATACAAGGTTCAACAAAAATTGAGGGGATTTCTGAGAAAACAGATTCCAAGGATGATAACTTAGTATTTGTTGCTGGTGCTACTGGTAGAGTTGGTTCAAGAACTGTTAGGTACATTTGTTAGTACTCTTCAATTCACTTGTTCTTTAAGAAGAAACTTCTTTTCTTTAAAATGATGACTAGTGATAGTTTCATTTCAGAGAGCTTATAAAACATGGATTTAAAGTAAGAGCTGGAGTGAGGAGTGCTGAGAGAGCTGGTCCACTAATCAAGGTACAGGTTCTATCTTATGAACAAGATTTGGTATCCATTAGTGCTTGATATGAAAAGGATGTGCATTAAGATATAGAACATATGCAGAGTGTTGAGCAAATGAAGCTTGATGATGGAACAAGTGGAGGGAAGAGTACTGGTTACTTCATTGGGAACAAATAAATTTGGTTTACCTGCAGCTATTCTCAAGTGAGCATTAATGAAATTCTTTCTGATATTATCATATTTTAACAAGAAGTTCAAACTCATAACCTAACAGTATCAACAGAAGACACTTTATTTGGGGGTCAAGTATCAAACCTTCAGGTGCTTAACATGTAAACTTTTGTGCTGATTTCCAATTTTGTAAAACTAGTCCTATGAATGACAGAGCAAAAGTAACAAATTCTGTTTCATGGTAGGTGGCAGAACTTATGGCAGTCATGGCCAAGAAACCTGATCTTGCATATTGTAAAATAGTGGAGGTAGTAGCAGAGACAATTGCGCCGCTGACTCCCAGGGAGGAGCTTCTTGCAAAGATATCATCTCAAAGACCTTACATTTCTTCACCAAAGGTATGTCCTTTCTTACATTACAAGTTATGACAAAGAAAAATTTACCTCACTGCTATAACTAAGCTCTAATTTATGATTCATTGTTTATTGTGATTATGCAGAAACCGGATGCTACAGCCATCAGTGATCCGGCTCCCTCGGAACCTGCCATTGCCACAACCACTGAGAAGGAAACTGCACAACCAAAACCGGTTGCGAAAGAGTCACTTTCGCCCTTTTCCAATTGCATTAAGAGATATAAAGCAACACCACATTACTCTAGTTGATTGGCTTGTAGAGATTTGCATAATGTAATTTTTCTCGTATAATACAATGTTATGAATTATAGCTGATAAATTTAGTACGGTTGGACAATACACTTAGGATTATAattgatgtatcaatacacttCGTTTATGTTTTAATAATACGatgaatttatgtattttttgaagtattataaatattcaaatacaaattagataaaaatttgtattaaatttatatttattttgtatgaaaacaagtttattttgtaattggaaaaataaaaaaaatttattttaccttaccgacagatttacagacggattttctgtctgtaatcaaaGTGAGATGATTTTCTAAGAttcaaattacagacgaaaaatctgtcggaaaatttgtctgtaattacagacggaaaatccgtcggaaaatctgtctgtaattacagacagaaaatccgtctgaaaatccgcctgtaattacagacgaaaaatctgtctgaaaatccgcctgtaattatagacggaaaatccgtctgtaagttTGTCGCCTTCAGGAAATGGAGGAaaaatttacagagggaaaatccgtcggtaactagtaaaaatccgtcggtaatttcgtcggtaaccaaaaatccgtctgtaataaagactaaatccgtctgtaaatctgtctgtattaatcaatTTTCTAGTTGTGTTTCGGCAGTTTCCGAGCAATTCGCCATCTTTTCGACAGTTTTGTCTACACTTTCTTGCAACAGTTTCGTCTGCGCTTTCTttgcggcagttccgtctgcgcttttTTTGcgacagttccgtctgcgtttccTTTCGACAGTTCTTTTGCACCTATTCTATcagtttatctaatttttttatttcattattttaaataaatttcaaactcaagttgttatttgagtttgagaaaaattttagaatatatcAAGATCAATTAACAttcattagaattatttaacatatctaaatatttattataaaatattacatctttattatttcgattctcttaagatttataaatacttttttatattgTAATATTCTATACAATTGAAATATACACAAACATTTTTTCTATTGCTTCCTCTTACCTTTCTAACACAAGGGAACTTTTGTAATTTGGAAAAAATTGACGTGGGTAtaaaacataattattaataGAAGGGGCACCAGTAGCCTCCTTTAAAAAAGTTCACAGAATCCTTTTGCCAACAAACATCTCCAATAGAATTATAaaagactctctctctctctcttattattttttcctGCTAATGGAAGAACCATCTCATTAATCAACCTCATTAATCAACCTGATTTGCAATCAATTATATGCTTTGATCGCTCCAGACAAAATCGCAACAATTAGTGTTCTTAATTAATGGATATATCTTAATATCTTATTCTAGTAGTGGCATATTAAAgtgtaaacaaaaagaaaaataaagttaatTCTTTTTAGTGCAATAAATTAAATAGCTCGCGTATATATCTTGACCATATGGACATAGATGTCTCTTTATTTCGATTTCAGATcctttgcttttttatttttgtcggtCTATCTTGATACTTCATTTTTAGAATGGAGATGgtgttattttttgtttcaaaaagagATGTGATACACATTAtttgaaatatattatatatattctttgGCATAAAAGATGTTTAAAAGGCTGAAATAATTTAGATGTGATGACTTAATCAACGATGTTGTATTGTTGATTCTAAAAACAGTTGTatctcttattattttataatttataatatatttataataatttatatattaacttAAGATCTAATGTGTTGTCCTTTCTGATTTATGAATACTTGTTAgtctttataattaattttttattcatagcaaaaaagtgaaaaagtttgtggaaataaaatatgaaagaaaagctTAGGGTGCAATTAGTGCATGGTGTGTGACAAAGTATGGCATGTCACGTATGATGGGTGGAATTACTTTTCAATAGTtcttcaaattttgatttggaCCGATCGTCATACACAGCAATCTTATCCACACTACTTGCATATATAGATGAGTATATGAGatcaatgaaaaagattttgagtaAGGGATGTTGAAGATATTGACCACCTTTCTATGTATGTGGTGAAATTTTATTTGATGGAGACCTCGAATTTTAAAAAAGTGTTATTTGCGAATTAAAaagtttattattaaattattatatttgtatataaatatgtgttattttattttttattgatttatattttatattttatgtttaattattttgttgattcttataattttattaaatttttagttaggtctttatattttatttttttaattaggtctctaaattgcttttaattttataattaggtatttttcatataaaaagttaaaattatccgaatatttctttaaaaaaattatgt is a window from the Arachis hypogaea cultivar Tifrunner chromosome 17, arahy.Tifrunner.gnm2.J5K5, whole genome shotgun sequence genome containing:
- the LOC112767214 gene encoding protein TIC 62, chloroplastic-like; translated protein: MAVMAKKPDLAYCKIVEVVAETIAPLTPREELLAKISSQRPYISSPKKPDATAISDPAPSEPAIATTTEKETAQPKPVAKESLSPFSNCIKRYKATPHYSS